The following coding sequences are from one Panicum hallii strain FIL2 chromosome 5, PHallii_v3.1, whole genome shotgun sequence window:
- the LOC112891629 gene encoding uncharacterized protein LOC112891629 — protein sequence MASRARVLVVAALVALCAAAASVAAQPPATPRPLPSNYHVITPGKYRRDQQLACNDDRTNNTACLAKCDRRCPNQCIVLCPGCKTFCMCDFYPGVSCGDPRFTGGDGNNFYFHGKKDQDFCILSDANLHINAHFIGKRNPAMSRDFTWIQALGVRFADHRLYMGAKKTAKWNNDVDRLDLAFDGAPIDIPTEIGAVWQSAAAPGLTVTRTATTNGVRVHLTGMFDIMANVVPISEEDSRIHNYGVTDDDSLAHFDLGFKFIDLSDDVHGVLGQTYRSDYVNQLSVSSKMPVMGGAPNYVVSDIFATDCAVARFGAGRAGISMVTSRAY from the exons ATGGCTTCTCGCGCGCGTGTCCTTGTGGTTGCCGCGCTGGTCGCCCtgtgcgccgccgcggcctccgtCGCGGCACAGCCACCGGCGACGCCGCGGCCTCTGCCGTCCAACTACCACGTCATAACCCCGGGCAAGTACAGGAGGGACCAGCAACTGGCCTGCAACGACGACAGGACCAACAACACGGCGTGCTTGGCCAAGTGCGACAGGCGCTGCCCTAACCAGTGCATCGTCCTCTGCCCAGGATGCAAGAccttctgca TGTGCGACTTCTACCCCGGCGTGTCCTGCGGTGACCCCCgcttcaccggcggcgacggcaacaACTTCTACTTCCACGGAAAGAAGGACCAGGACTTCTGCATCCTCTCCGACGCCAACCTGCACATCAACGCCCACTTCATCGGCAAGCGCAACCCCGCCATGAGCCGCGACTTCacctggatccaggccctcggCGTCCGCTTCGCCGACCACCGCCTCTACATGGGCGCCAAGAAGACCGCCAAGTGGAAcaacgacgtcgaccgcctcgaCCTGGCCTTCGACGGCGCCCCCATCGACATCCCTACCGAGATCGGCGCCGTGTGGCagtccgccgccgcgcctgggCTCACCGTCACCAGGACCGCCACCACCAACGGCGTCAGGGTGCATCTCACGGGGATGTTCGACATCATGGCCAACGTGGTGCCAATCAGCGAGGAGGACTCCCGCATCCACAACTACGGCGTCACCGACGACGACAGCCTGGCGCACTTCGACCTCGGCTTCAAGTTCATCGACCTCTCCGACGACGTGCACGGCGTCCTCGGCCAGACCTACCGCTCCGACTACGTCAACCAGCTCAGCGTGAGCTCCAAGATGCCAGTCATGGGCGGGGCGCCCAACTACGTCGTCTCAGACATCTTCGCCACCGACTGCGCCGTCGCAAGGTTCGGCGCCGGCCGCGCAGGAATCTCCATGGTCACTTCTAGGGCCTACTAA
- the LOC112891630 gene encoding uncharacterized protein LOC112891630 has translation MARHLAACLVAALVALCAAAASVAAQPPRPLPSNYHVITPGKYRRDQQLACNDDRTNNTACLAKCDRRCPNQCIVLCPGCKTFCMCDFYPGVSCGDPRFTGGDGNNFYFHGKKDQDFCILSDANLHINAHFIGKRNPAMSRDFTWIQALGVRFADHRLYMGAKKTAKWNNDVDRLDLAFDGAPIDIPTEIGAVWQSAAAPGLTVTRTATTNGVRVHLTGMFDIMANVVPISEEDSRIHNYGVTDDDSLAHFDLGFKFIDLSDDVHGVLGQTYRSDYVNHLSVSSKMPVMGGAPNYVVSDIFATDCPVARFGAGRAGISMVTAEAS, from the exons ATGGCCCGCCACCTCGCTGCATGTCTGGTTGCCGCCCTTGTCGCCCtgtgcgccgccgcggcctctgTAGCGGCGCAGCCACCGCGCCCGCTGCCGTCCAACTACCATGTCATCACCCCGGGCAAGTACAGGAGGGATCAGCAGCTGGCCTGTAACGACGACAGGACCAACAACACGGCGTGCTTGGCCAAGTGCGACAGGCGCTGCCCTAACCAGTGCATCGTCCTCTGCCCAGGATGCAAGAccttctgca TGTGCGACTTCTACCCCGGCGTGTCCTGCGGTGACCCCCgcttcaccggcggcgacggcaacaACTTCTACTTCCACGGAAAGAAGGACCAGGACTTCTGCATCCTCTCCGACGCCAACCTGCACATCAACGCCCACTTCATCGGCAAGCGCAACCCCGCCATGAGCCGCGACTTCacctggatccaggccctcggCGTCCGCTTCGCCGACCACCGCCTCTACATGGGCGCCAAGAAGACCGCCAAGTGGAAcaacgacgtcgaccgcctcgaCCTGGCCTTCGACGGCGCCCCCATCGACATCCCTACCGAGATCGGCGCCGTGTGGCagtccgccgccgcgcctgggCTCACCGTCACCAGGACCGCCACCACCAACGGCGTCAGGGTGCATCTCACGGGGATGTTCGACATCATGGCCAACGTGGTGCCAATCAGCGAGGAGGACTCCCGCATCCACAACTACGGCGTCACCGACGACGACAGCCTGGCGCACTTCGACCTCGGCTTCAAGTTCATCGACCTCTCCGACGACGTGCACGGCGTCCTCGGCCAGACCTACCGCTCCGACTACGTCAACCATCTCAGCGTGAGCTCCAAGATGCCCGTCATGGGCGGGGCGCCCAACTACGTCGTCTCAGACATCTTCGCCACCGACTGCCCCGTCGCAAGGTtcggcgccggccgcgccgGAATCTCCATGGTTACAGCTGAGGCCAGTTAA
- the LOC112891632 gene encoding uncharacterized protein LOC112891632 — MAARRTCLVVVSAALVAVCAAASVAAQQPTRPQPLPSNYHIITPGKYKRDQQLACGDPNGNKPSCNAKCDKRCPNQCIVLCPGCKTFCMCDFYPGVSCGDPRFTGGDGNNFYFHGKRDQDFCILSDANLHINAHFIGKRNPSMRRDFTWIQALGIRFAHHRLYLGAQKTAKWSSDVDRLELALDDEAVSIPAEAGARWESAAVPGLSVTRTTAANGVRVQLAGVLDIMASVVPITEEESRVHNYGVTEDDSLAHLDLGFKFYDLTDDVHGVLGQTYRSDYVNQLSVSANMPIMGGAPKYVSSDIFATDCAVARFAGISMVTAKAY; from the exons ATGGCGGCCCGCCGGACTTGTTTGGTTGTGGTCTCTGCGGCCCTGGTAGCCgtgtgcgccgccgcctccgtcgcCGCACAGCAGCCAACTCGGCCGCAGCCGCTGCCGTCCAActaccacatcatcaccccgggCAAGTACAAGAGGGACCAGCAGCTGGCTTGCGGCGACCCCAACGGCAACAAGCCCAGCTGCAACGCCAAATGCGACAAGCGATGCCCTAACCAGTGCATCGTCCTCTGCCCAGGATGCAAGACCTTCTGCA TGTGCGACTTCTACCCCGGCGTGTCGTGCGGGGACCCTCgcttcaccggcggcgacggcaacaACTTCTACTTCCACGGCAAGAGGGACCAGGACTTCTGCATCCTCTCCGACGCCAACCTCCACATCAACGCCCACTTCATCGGCAAGCGCAACCCCAGCATGAGGCGCGACTTCACCTGGATCCAGGCGCTCGGCATCCGCTTCGCCCACCACCGCCTCTACCTGGGCGCCCAGAAGACGGCCAAGTGGAGCAGCGACGTGGACCGGCTGGAGCTGGCCCTGGACGACGAGGCCGTCAGCATCCCCGCCGAGGCCGGGGCGCGCTGGGAGTCGGCCGCCGTGCCGGGGCTGTCGGTGACGAGGACCACCGCGGCCAACGGCGTGCGGGTGCAGCTCGCCGGGGTGCTGGACATCATGGCCAGCGTGGTGCCCATCACGGAGGAGGAGTCCCGCGTCCACAACTACGGCGTCACCGAGGACGACAGCCTGGCGCACCTGGACCTGGGCTTCAAGTTCTACGACCTCACCGACGACGTGCACGGCGTCCTCGGCCAGACGTACCGCTCCGACTACGTGAACCAGCTGAGCGTGAGCGCCAACATGCCCATCATGGGCGGGGCGCCCAAGTACGTGTCCTCCGACATCTTCGCCACCGACTGCGCCGTCGCCAGGTTCGCCGGCATCTCCATGGTCACCGCCAAGGCCTACTGA